The Streptomyces sp. NBC_00162 genome window below encodes:
- a CDS encoding inositol monophosphatase family protein has translation MIDEFLTHGLSDVEEAVRKAAAIEIMPRFRQLAEHEVDEKSGPHDLVTVADRKAEEHLTASLQRLLPGSAVVGEEAVHADPTVYGALRADAPVWIVDPVDGTRQFVSGDPAFCTLVALAHRGEILASWTFAPALEELATAVRGQGAYVNGERIRSGSPEPGAELRIAMAHPLYTSEEDKRTLGRLDVPGVAARSCGSAGLEYLKVARGEMDGLAFTWPSAWDHAAGLLLVAEAGGAQSTVDGVPFRVDRDNALPFAVGRDEATTLRIRDLLRG, from the coding sequence ATGATCGATGAGTTCCTTACCCATGGCCTGTCCGACGTGGAAGAGGCCGTCCGCAAGGCGGCGGCGATCGAGATCATGCCGAGATTCCGGCAGCTCGCCGAGCACGAGGTCGACGAGAAGAGCGGACCGCACGACCTGGTGACGGTCGCCGACCGCAAGGCCGAGGAGCACCTCACCGCCTCCCTCCAGCGGCTGCTCCCCGGCTCGGCCGTGGTCGGCGAGGAGGCCGTGCACGCCGACCCGACCGTGTACGGGGCGCTGCGCGCCGACGCCCCGGTGTGGATCGTGGACCCGGTCGACGGCACCCGCCAGTTCGTCTCCGGCGACCCGGCCTTCTGCACCCTGGTGGCGCTGGCCCACCGCGGCGAGATCCTCGCCTCCTGGACCTTCGCCCCGGCCCTGGAGGAGCTGGCGACCGCCGTGCGCGGGCAGGGCGCGTACGTCAACGGAGAGCGGATCCGCAGCGGCTCGCCCGAGCCGGGCGCCGAGCTGCGGATCGCCATGGCCCACCCGCTGTACACCTCCGAGGAGGACAAGCGGACCCTGGGCCGGCTGGACGTGCCCGGCGTGGCCGCCAGGTCCTGCGGCTCGGCCGGCCTGGAGTACCTGAAGGTGGCCCGCGGCGAGATGGACGGCCTCGCCTTCACCTGGCCCTCGGCCTGGGACCACGCGGCCGGACTGCTGCTGGTCGCCGAGGCCGGCGGGGCGCAGAGCACGGTCGACGGAGTCCCCTTCCGGGTGGACCGGGACAACGCGCTGCCGTTCGCCGTCGGACGCGACGAGGCCACGACGCTCCGTATCCGCGACCTGCTGCGCGGTTAG
- a CDS encoding GlxA family transcriptional regulator produces MSTSTSTVRRFIVVVLFDGVDLLDVTGPPEVFALLQREVDEATGYHVVLAAETMDPVTTSAGVRILPDTTFREVSGRSIDTLLVPGAVEIDGQGRVHAVTDPTVVHRVKALAGRARRVASVCVGAHILADAGLLDGKRATTHWSTARQLAAEHPSIEVDADPIFIRDQDVWTGAGISACLDLSLALVADDFGEAVALRVAPQLVMYLKRPSGQSQFSVPLEPVSTTRRVEDLRHHITRNIAEQLTVADLAAHAHVSERQLTRIFKTELGMTPAAYIESARVEVARNQLESTDATLERVASACGFNTTDTLIRAFRRKLDTTPTEYRNRFRSSV; encoded by the coding sequence TTGAGCACCAGCACCAGCACCGTCAGGCGATTCATCGTCGTCGTCCTCTTCGACGGCGTCGACCTGCTGGACGTCACCGGACCGCCGGAGGTGTTCGCGCTGCTGCAACGCGAGGTGGACGAGGCGACCGGCTACCACGTCGTCCTGGCCGCCGAAACCATGGACCCCGTCACCACCTCCGCCGGGGTGCGCATCCTCCCCGACACCACCTTCCGGGAGGTGTCGGGGAGGAGCATCGACACGCTCCTGGTGCCCGGCGCGGTCGAAATCGACGGCCAGGGCCGCGTGCACGCCGTCACCGACCCCACCGTGGTCCACCGGGTGAAGGCGCTCGCCGGCCGCGCCCGGCGCGTCGCGTCCGTCTGCGTGGGCGCCCACATCCTCGCGGACGCCGGGCTGCTGGACGGCAAGCGCGCCACGACCCACTGGTCGACCGCGCGGCAACTCGCCGCCGAACACCCCTCGATCGAGGTGGACGCCGATCCGATCTTCATCCGCGATCAGGACGTGTGGACCGGCGCGGGCATCAGCGCCTGCCTCGACCTGTCCCTGGCCCTGGTGGCCGACGACTTCGGCGAGGCCGTCGCGCTGCGCGTCGCCCCGCAGCTCGTGATGTACCTGAAGCGGCCGAGCGGGCAGAGCCAGTTCAGCGTCCCGCTCGAGCCCGTCTCGACGACGCGACGCGTCGAGGACCTGCGCCACCACATCACCCGGAACATCGCCGAGCAGCTGACCGTCGCCGACCTCGCCGCGCACGCCCACGTGAGCGAACGGCAGTTGACCCGGATCTTCAAGACGGAACTGGGCATGACCCCGGCGGCCTACATCGAATCGGCCCGCGTCGAAGTGGCACGCAACCAACTCGAATCCACGGACGCCACCCTCGAACGCGTCGCGTCGGCCTGCGGTTTCAACACGACCGACACCCTCATCCGCGCGTTCCGCCGGAAGCTCGACACGACGCCGACGGAATACCGCAACCGGTTCCGGTCCTCCGTGTAG
- a CDS encoding isochorismatase family protein, with protein MATTTLRELNGFDQTPASLADATLILVDYQNTYTRGVMELTGWQSALDSAAALLARAREAGTKIIHVLNDGGAGTPYDIWTDIGRIHPSVAPVEGEPVVVKAVPNAFFETDLGEHVDAAGNKNVIVIGFMTNMCVTFTVEGAFLRGNQPTVVADACATRPLQTVVADLSADQIHHSALATIADLYGVVVASGSSLS; from the coding sequence ATGGCCACCACCACCCTGCGCGAGCTCAACGGTTTCGATCAGACCCCGGCCTCGCTGGCCGACGCCACGCTGATCCTGGTCGACTACCAGAACACCTACACCCGTGGCGTGATGGAGCTGACGGGCTGGCAGTCCGCCCTCGACTCCGCCGCCGCCCTGCTGGCCAGGGCCCGGGAGGCCGGCACGAAGATCATCCACGTCCTGAACGACGGGGGCGCGGGAACCCCGTACGACATCTGGACCGACATCGGCCGGATCCACCCCAGCGTGGCTCCCGTCGAGGGCGAACCCGTCGTGGTCAAGGCCGTCCCCAACGCGTTCTTCGAAACCGACCTGGGCGAACACGTCGACGCCGCCGGCAACAAGAACGTCATCGTCATCGGGTTCATGACCAACATGTGCGTGACCTTCACCGTGGAAGGCGCGTTCCTGCGCGGCAACCAGCCGACCGTGGTCGCCGATGCCTGCGCGACCCGGCCCCTGCAGACGGTGGTCGCCGACCTGTCCGCCGACCAGATCCACCACAGCGCGCTCGCGACGATCGCCGACCTGTACGGGGTCGTCGTCGCGTCCGGCTCATCGCTGAGCTGA
- a CDS encoding O-acetyl-ADP-ribose deacetylase → MVRITLVRGDITAEKADAIVNAANSSLLGGGGVDGAIHRRGGPEILAACEDLRRSHYGKGLATGRAVATTAGRLPAEHVIHTVGPVWSREDDRSELLASCYRESLRVADELGARTVAFPAISTGIYGWPMDDGARIAVETVRAARTEVEEVRFVLFGEAAYAAFAAAVEAAR, encoded by the coding sequence ATGGTCCGCATCACCCTGGTCCGCGGTGACATCACCGCCGAGAAGGCCGACGCGATCGTCAACGCCGCCAACTCCTCCCTGCTCGGCGGCGGCGGGGTCGACGGCGCCATCCACCGGCGCGGCGGCCCGGAGATCCTCGCCGCCTGCGAGGACCTGCGCCGCTCGCACTACGGCAAGGGCCTGGCGACGGGCCGGGCCGTCGCCACCACCGCCGGCCGGCTCCCGGCGGAGCACGTCATCCACACCGTCGGCCCGGTCTGGTCGCGCGAGGACGACCGGTCGGAGCTGCTGGCCTCCTGCTACCGAGAGTCCCTGCGGGTCGCCGACGAGCTGGGGGCCCGTACGGTCGCCTTCCCGGCCATCTCCACCGGGATCTACGGGTGGCCCATGGACGACGGGGCGCGGATCGCCGTGGAGACCGTACGGGCGGCCCGGACCGAGGTGGAAGAGGTGCGGTTCGTGCTCTTCGGCGAAGCGGCCTACGCGGCCTTCGCGGCGGCGGTCGAGGCCGCGCGATAG
- a CDS encoding phytoene desaturase family protein: MPSILDAVVVGAGPNGLTAAVELARRGFSVALFEAADTVGGGARTEELTLPGFRHDPCSAVHPLGVGSPVFATMPLKRYGLEWLHAPLPMAHPFDDGTAAVLSRSVAETAASLGPRDAGAYRRLVEPFLGKWDTLARDFMSLPGTALPRDPVTLARFGLAGLPPSTWLLRRFRDERARALFAGLVAHVIAPLDGIATSAVGLVFALAAHANGWPMPRGGSQSISDALAGYLRDLGGAVHTGFEVKRLDDLPPARAYVFDTSPTALARIARLGHAYDGYKYGAAAFKIDYALDGPVPWTAEEPRRAGTVQIGPRARDIDAALQLASGGRVPRTPFLITAQPSLVDPGRAPAGKHVFWAYGHVPKGWQGDLTGAVERQLERFAPGFRDLVLARATAGPPELAARNPNYVGGDIACGAASGLQLLLRPKLTFSPYTTAHPAVFLCSSATPPGPGVHGMSGHNAAKAVWRHLRKDS, translated from the coding sequence GTGCCGTCGATTCTCGATGCGGTCGTGGTGGGGGCGGGGCCCAACGGGCTGACGGCCGCCGTCGAACTGGCCCGGCGGGGCTTCTCGGTGGCCCTCTTCGAAGCCGCGGACACGGTCGGCGGCGGGGCGCGGACCGAGGAACTGACCCTCCCCGGCTTCCGCCACGACCCCTGCTCGGCGGTGCACCCGCTCGGCGTGGGCTCGCCGGTCTTCGCGACGATGCCGCTGAAGCGGTACGGGCTGGAGTGGCTGCACGCCCCGCTGCCCATGGCGCACCCCTTCGACGACGGCACGGCCGCCGTCCTGTCCCGCTCGGTCGCCGAGACGGCCGCGTCCCTCGGGCCGCGCGACGCCGGTGCGTACCGGCGCCTCGTCGAGCCGTTCCTCGGCAAGTGGGACACCCTGGCCCGGGACTTCATGTCGCTGCCGGGCACCGCGCTGCCCCGCGACCCCGTCACCCTCGCCCGCTTCGGGCTCGCCGGGCTGCCGCCCTCCACCTGGCTCCTGCGCCGCTTCCGCGACGAGCGGGCACGCGCGCTGTTCGCCGGGCTGGTGGCGCACGTCATCGCCCCGCTCGACGGGATCGCCACCAGCGCCGTCGGCCTGGTCTTCGCCCTGGCCGCGCACGCGAACGGCTGGCCGATGCCGCGCGGCGGCTCGCAGTCGATCTCCGACGCCCTCGCCGGGTACCTGCGCGACCTCGGCGGCGCCGTCCACACCGGCTTCGAGGTCAAACGGCTCGACGACCTCCCGCCCGCCCGCGCCTACGTCTTCGACACCTCGCCGACCGCGCTGGCCCGCATCGCCCGCCTGGGGCACGCCTACGACGGCTACAAGTACGGCGCCGCCGCATTCAAGATCGACTACGCGCTCGACGGCCCCGTCCCGTGGACCGCCGAGGAGCCGCGCCGGGCCGGGACCGTCCAGATCGGCCCGCGCGCCCGCGACATCGACGCCGCCCTGCAACTGGCCTCGGGCGGCCGGGTCCCCCGTACGCCCTTCCTCATCACCGCGCAGCCCAGCCTCGTCGACCCCGGCCGCGCACCCGCGGGCAAGCACGTGTTCTGGGCGTACGGCCATGTCCCCAAGGGCTGGCAGGGCGACCTCACCGGCGCCGTCGAGCGCCAACTGGAGCGCTTCGCACCGGGCTTCCGCGACCTGGTCCTGGCCCGCGCCACGGCCGGCCCGCCCGAGCTCGCCGCCCGCAACCCCAACTACGTCGGCGGGGACATCGCCTGCGGCGCGGCCTCGGGACTCCAGCTCCTGCTGCGCCCCAAGCTCACGTTCTCCCCGTACACGACGGCCCACCCGGCGGTCTTCCTCTGCTCCTCCGCGACCCCTCCGGGCCCGGGAGTGCACGGGATGTCCGGCCACAACGCCGCCAAGGCCGTGTGGCGTCACCTGAGAAAGGACTCCTGA